The Bombus huntii isolate Logan2020A chromosome 1, iyBomHunt1.1, whole genome shotgun sequence genome contains a region encoding:
- the LOC126867763 gene encoding uncharacterized protein LOC126867763: MYGRQGNSNNTQPPPWLVRAEVTIRHGTPVTSESSQVPVSMSSTVTDSSGVRMIYRWNTSQSSSLPTTPIVTTSGPPLSSSSFGFQRGNIVFTSTPPPKPSYFTIPRSGSSGNDDSMSSRGRSVNVSDSGYNSGQFSPQSYSSLPSRRPSNSSSQQYNRRCKSTCSIVLSAVDAAGSSKEQSFSKIASSETIRHSYDNSWRHPSTHQHVFSRQQFSTLPEVCEECSEGTVSSVHDTHLCSSVQEKVTTKLTTVSKDASSQTTDIESYESSSTIVSRSKVRKKAATGLHPLDEQKKKKQENQSPTVSETTSVGPSADSERSDSSTRDDSAKRKSRTVHIDVYCTGSDDDENTDTTSENECDTPMTVFENPDVKVTHTQVASNILPRGFQDDKAFLKRATERRCDSFKHAPMRMPSIASSKGYDSDDVLSSLYPSQFSSYSALRDLDSAPWSAASSNAGIPFDYDSTIATSSKDTLSDIESLINNEVDLTPCDSFEYASSSDRERIRRIEEIWAKTGSEGKQWRSPEVERKYLLQNRKMKEYLKKHEIGWSSGDSGEESDESGTVGWSFVSSEDNQRMFKKVPTMRRASKPITECTDRSASIVEQELLKQKNLQQDHSDSTTRSDSIPHPYTFRNQIGSFGSKSPSPLPSKVPSRVTSPFMTPQGERTDHILKASIFGAVVNAFRKPGHHIGPSKNPSCSCEHCRRYFEELNSRACSVSEFERQTGYRLQNEKRIFRPIPKNDKS, encoded by the exons ATGTACGGGCGTCAAGGTAACTCGAATAACACGCAACCACCGCCGTGGTTGGTGCGTGCAGAAGTCACGATTCGCCATGGTACACCGGTCACTTCGGAATCCAGTCAGGTACCAGTAAGCATGTCTTCAACTGTCACGGATTCGAGTGGTGTTCGCATGATATATCGATGGAATACCAGTCAATCATCTTCATTACCGACAACTCCAATCGTCACGACTTCTGGCCCACCCCTATCCTCCAGCTCGTTCGGCTTCCAACGAGGAAACATCGTGTTTACTTCGACGCCGCCTCCAAAGCCAAGCTACTTCACGATTCCAAGATCAGGCTCGTCTGGGAATGACGATTCTATGTCATCTAGAGGACGGAGTGTGAATGTCTCGGACTCAGGCTATAACAGCGGGCAATTTTCACCTCAATCATACTCGAGTCTGCCTTCTCGTCGTCCTTCCAACAGTTCTTCTCAACAATACAATCGTCGATGCAAGAGCACATGCAGCATCGTACTATCCGCCGTGGATGCTGCAGGCAGTTCGAAGGAACAGAGTTTCAGCAAAATAGCAAGCAGTGAAACTATCAGGCATTCGTACGACAATTCTTGGCGCCATCCCTCGACGCATCAACATGTGTTTTCGCGTCAGCAGTTCAGTACGTTACCGGAAGTTTGTGAAGAGTGCTCCGAGGGAACCGTTTCCAGCGTACATGATACGCATTTGTGCAGTAGTGTACAGGAAAAAGTTACGACCAAATTGACCACAGTCAGTAAAGACGCTTCTTCGCAAACGACGGATATAGAATCCTACGAATCTTCGTCAACGATCGTCAGCAGAAGCAAAGTAAGAAAGAAAGCGGCTACTGGTCTCCATCCGTTGGACgagcagaaaaagaagaag CAAGAGAATCAATCGCCAACAGTATCCGAGACCACGAGCGTCGGTCCTTCAGCGGACTCGGAAAGATCCGATTCCTCAACGAGAGATGACAGCGCGAAACGAAAATCAAGAACCGTGCACATCGATGTGTACTGCACCGGCTCTGACGATGATGAGAACACCGATACGACATCTGAGAATGAATGCGATACTCCTATGACCGTATTCGAGAATCCGGACGTGAAGGTCACCCATACGCAAGTAGCAAGTAACATTCTGCCCAGAGGATTTCAAGATGACAAGGCCTTTTTGAAACGTGCTACAGAACGACGATGCGATAGCTTTAAACACGCACCAATGAGGATGCCCTCCATAGCTAGTTCAAAGGGCTATGACAGTGATGACGTCCTCAGCTCGCTTTATCCTTCTCAATTCAGTTCTTACAGCGCTCTTAGAGATCTCGATTCAGCGCCCTGGTCAGCTGCGTCCTCTAACGCGGGCATTCCATTTGATTATGATTCGACTATTGCTACTTCATCTAAAGATACTCTGTCCGACATAGAGTCTTTGATAAATAACGAAGTAGACTTGACCCCTTGTGATAGCTTTGAGTATGCGAGCAGTTCGGATCGCGAAAGAATACGAAGAATTGAAGAAATATGGGCTAAGACGGGAAGTGAAGGAAAACAATGGCGTTCACCAGAAGTTGAGCGCAAATATTTGTTGCAGAATCGAAAgatgaaagaatatttaaagaaacatgAGATAGGATGGTCGTCGGGTGACAGTGGCGAGGAATCTGACGAAAGTGGTACAGTTGGATGGAGTTTTGTATCTAGCGAGGATAATCAAAGAATGTTTAAGAAAGTTCCGACCATGCGACGAGCAAGTAAACCAATCACTGAATGTACAGACAGAAGCGCTAGTATAGTGGAACAGGAGCTTTTGAAGCAAAAAAATTTACAGCAAGATCATTCTGATTCCACGACCCGTAGCGACAGTATTCCCCATCCGTACACTTTTCGTAATCAAATCGGTTCGTTCGGTTCCAAAAGCCCTTCCCCCCTTCCATCGAAAGTACCTTCGCGAGTTACTTCTCCCTTTATGACGCCTCAGGGCGAAAGAACCGACCATATTTTGAAGGCCTCGATATTCGGCGCGGTAGTGAACGCGTTTCGAAAGCCAGGCCATCACATAGGACCTTCCAAGAACCCCTCCTGTTCCTGTGAACATTGTCGAAGATATTTCGAGGAACTGAATTCACGAGCTTGTTCTGTAAGCGAATTCGAACGTCAAACGGGATATCGTTTACAGAATGAAAAGAGGATATTTCGCCCGATCCCGAAAAATGACAAATCCTGA